caaccggactggacgaccagtattcaacggttgcacagtacttcgtttcggtgactacacttggtacagtgtagtgagatttcataataaagggaatatgcgacgttgattaaatgttaagtatggttatcaagtgctcaaccacttagaatatttttattaaaacgtttatgtatatgaaatcttgtggtctatatttataacgctgctagcattaaacctatatctcaccaactttatgttgacgtttaaagcatgtttattctcaggttcctagaagtcttccgctgtttgaatatatgttagagaaaccatgtgcatggagtcatacatgttttattcgaggaagcattgcattcacaaaatcgtcaccgtgtatttattttgactgcattgtcaacggaagtattcttgtaaactgttatttaagatgattgtctacatgtagaaatcatcagatgtcgaaaacattgaattttaaatattcatttatggtatatcttttcaaaagaatgcaatgtttataaaacgtatcatatataggtcaaatgtctcgcgatgtaatcatatgttattgtattcgtccctatggattgggtcgggtcgtttcaatcatgcttccgcttactttaactttcataaaattggttttgtgattatgttaacattaagaacatgttattATGTTTAATTCCATCATTactatgtcctgtttagtgttgcctatcccaagttttgatgtagtgttagggatgaactggatgagcctacataaggcccacattaagtgtgataagaagattgtgaccttCCGTTTGACCGACAGAACCCGTATTAtggcccgaggggaacgaagtgggtttagttttccgttgatttctatgatgaaggtGAAACAGTCACTTTCTAaggggtgtgagtcttttatggcttatgttattgacgctaagatagagaagagatcTGTTACTGATATTTCAGTGGTTtcggaatttcctgaggtgtttcctgatgagttaccggggttgctgccggtaagagaagtagagtataagattgagttggttccgggaacaactccagtagctaaggctccttataggttagcaccttctgaaattagagagatgatgtctcagatacaggaACTGTTAGACATggggtttataagaccgagttcctcgccgtggggtgcgccgtgttgtttgtaaagaagaaagacggtactctgagaatgtgtatagattatcgagaattgaataagaggACGGTTAAGAACAACTATCCTttacctagaatcgatgatctgtttgaccagcttcagggtgcgtcataattttcaaaaatagatcttagatccgggtatcatcaggttcgggttgcagaatcagatataccgaagacatcgttcagaacgagatatgggcattacgagttcttggttatgccatttgggttgacgaatgctccagcagtctttatggatctgatgaacagggtttgtaaaccgtatttagatcagtttattattgtgtttatcgatgatatactGGTGTATTCGAAGTCAAAGGCTGATCATACGACGcatcttcgattagtgttagagttgttaaagaaagagcagttatacgctaagttctcgaagtgtgagttttggcttcgagaggtgcaatttctgggtcatgttatctgtgaggcacgtattaaagtggatccatcaaaaatagaagcggtaatgggttggaattcgccgaagacactgacagaagttaagagtttcttgggtcttgcgggttattatcgtcggtttataaaagatttttctaaaatagtggGTCCGTTAACCAAATTAACCAGAAAATATGTAAGTTTCCGATGGGGTGATCAACAGGAATAGGCTTTTCAGACTTTGAAGTAgttgttgtgtcaggctccagtgttagcgcTGCCAAAGGGTTCAGATGACTTcgtagtttattgtgatgcatcaattaccgggttagggtgtgtattgatgcagagagataaagttattgcgtacgcttcttgtcagttaaagacacacgaaCATAATTATCcagttcatgatttagaaatggccgcagtggtatttgcattgaagttatggagacactacttatacggtacaaagtgtgtgatatgtacagaccataagagcctccaatatattttcacgcagaaagaactgaatatgcgacagagacggtagattgagcttataaaagactacgattgtgaaataaagtatcacccgagtaaagcaaatgttgttgccgatgctctAAGTCGTAAAAAGACCATAGAGACCGTGAAATTTATGAGAACCGAAATAGTTTCAGACCTTATTGAACAAATAAGACAAGTTcaagcccaagctttattggaGGAGAACTTAAAGACTGAACTGATGACCAAAATCAAGGACCAATTGATTGacgattctcgtggacttaagacgtttaagaaccaaatttgggtgcctatgcgtggagatttaagaaaattaatcttaaatgaagcacacaaatcgaggttAGCTGTCCATACGGATAGTACTAAGATGTATAACGACTTAAAAccgatgtattggtggccaacaatgaagaaagatgttgctcaattggtggataagtgtcatatttgtgcacaaGTTAAGGCAGAATATCAGAAACCCTATGGTTCATTACAGCAGttgaaaattccagagtggaaatgggatcatattatgatggattttgtaaccaaattacctagatctcagagaggtaatgatatgatatgggtaattgttgatcgactgacgaaaagtGCACATTTCTTAGCAACAAAAGAGACAGCTTCATTGAGTactttggcagagttgtacttgaaagaaatagttagtcgacatggggttCCGTTGTCTATCGTATCCGACAGGGATTCTAGACTTGTATCGaatttctggaacagtttacagaaaagtttaggaacgagggtaaatctgagtacagcgtatcatccacagaccgacggtcagagtgagcGTACAATACAAACACTAGATGATATGCTTAGGTCCTGTGTGTTAGAGTACAGTGGTCCGTGGGATATACATCTACCATTGATCGAGTTCGCTTACAACAatacttaccattcgagtattggtatgccaccttatgaaatgttgtatggtcgcaagtgtagAACGCCGACTTGTTGGTTAAAAGCcggtgagaaacagtttgcaggtccagaattagttcagataacagcTGACAAGGTAGCGATAGCGCGTGAAAAGTTAAAAGCGGCACGtgacagacagaaaatgtatgctgatccacgtagacgtccggtaaactttgaggtaggtgatcgtgtttacttgaaagtttcgccgtggaaaggagttatcaggtttggtaagcgaggtaagttagctccaaggtacattgggccattcaagattattcaaCGGGTTAACGACCAGACTGTTGTGTTAGAGCTTCCATTAGAGTTGGCAGGGATACACAACACTTTCAACGTAtgttaccttaggaagtgtaaggtcgatgatgagacgcaactggttccgttgagtgatttgagggtagacctaaatcaaaagttagttgaagaaccggttAGGATTGTCGATAGAAAGGTGAGAAAGTTGAGAAAGAAGGAGATCCACATGGTGCTGGTTATGTGGAAGTAAagtttaggatcgaaccttacgtgggagaccgaagagctgatgaaggctcgttatccacgtctgtttgaccaagaccagaatTCGAGGACGGagtctctttaagggggtggatttgtaacatcctcagttcgggcctagatgtaagatggcTTTATtgtccttaggcataattgtgtggttaattatgcttttattttaattatatgtttagtgttattttattatttggataagaccagtttgtgacaagggtcacagaacaggtttgtttatttaatttggactccgttagggcagtcaaattaagtacaaaagatattagataacaggtaaatacccgtgtgtgatggggtattgtatttagcCTAATTATATAAGCTTGTGACCATCTTTCTCTCTCACTTTCTTGAACCTTCCAAACAAACACTCCGTATCTACTTTCTCTCCTACTTGAAACCCTAATTTCTCAATCTTGTTTTTGGATTAAAATTGTGTTGTTAAGATTGTTACTACTGATTTCGTGATCATTTCAAGGTAACAACTTGTGATTTCAATCTCAAATTGATGGATTTGTATGGTTTTAAGTTAGGTTTTGtcaaaagtgggttttatgtcaaattggttgattttATGTTGTTTGATGTGTAAGATTTGTGGGTTTAAGTCCCTAAATGTTTTCCTAACATGTTATGTGTCGATTTTGAGTCAAAAACATGTCTGGAAACGAGATTGAGCGATTTTGGTTCGAAAACCCGTCATTTCTGCTGCTACTACACGAAGAACACAAtcgtacggttgcagcttgcaaccgcacgggtacatggtgcaaccgtacgggtgcatgtgcaatcgtacggatgcagtggtgttgcTGCAACCGGGCAgaagtgtgcaaccgtacggatggatgatgcaaccgtacggatggacttgcaaccgtacggatgcatgtgcaactgtACGGATGCAGATCAGATCAGTATTGTTGTTTAGTTTAGCTGTTTTCTAGCCGGTATGCTGTCCGTGTGACTTATGATTAtcatgatgtaaattctgaaaatgcataagtgttaggtggacttttagcggcgctttttgtgactgattttctgtactgtgctgttttgtgttaacagacagaaactaacttgatctgccttatgttcaggtgataaggataaggaagccactcagtgatagattatctgagcttatTGCTAGTATTcgatgagtgggtctatctccggatagagtactaagtagctgacacgctacttgttcagactctttactcttatgtttatatcttatatgaataccatgtgtagttagatattgtcatgctagttaggacgattgcatgacaatttatctgtgatcttatgtgcgcactgttagttggacaccaaccgaggcggcaaggttgggaacccaccgaggcggcaaggttgggttggtgtgaggtcgaccgtggtagcctggtcgggtcctgatgttactgattgttcagtataacatagaaggacgcatgtgttgcgttcggacggttatgcagtggaattagtaaagcggactatcggtagactgtagcttgatcaactaagttgtgtgctcgtacaagccgccgatcctcatattgtcagttgttgttatatgATAGTTCatgacgttagcatatctgtgacctttgcatgtttagttgcttatgcttgatctgttagatagtatctATTCACTTAGcaattgtgctaattcccccacatttccacccttgcaagtttaggtactgctgtttaggatgggtgttgcggacgggtttgaagacatgtttgactattagctgaactctgatgttttctctCTTGTACTGTTTATATGTAACACCGATGTTTTGAGAAGTTGTAATGGATGATAACTAGATTGATTtcttaactatggtttgtaaatattAACTAAGGATATTTGGTAATTAAATGCACTTCCGctgtgataataaaaataaaaatcagggtgttacagattaggtcatttatagtttggatattatgaaatggtatacatacctgtcaactttcgatgtaatgaaagtttgtcttttgaaacggatgcaatgtttgtaaaatgtatcatatagaggtcaaatacctcgcaatgtaaccatatgttattgtattcatccttatggattaagacgggtcgctTCAATTTATAGGTGAAAAACTAGCCATTTtttgaaataagaaaaaaaaaactagCCTTTGACACTGTTGTTGGCTTCGGGGTTTGTCCTCGAACCATGGACCCTATGCTTTTCAATGACTCAAGACTACTTTTACTTGGTCTTTTGAATACATTACAATAAACATCCCTTTTCAAGTTGATATATTTACGTTAAGCTCAGGGGCATGGAGGAGTTCATCTAATAATATGCCTCGTACAACAAAAGCACAATTAAACACTACTTTCTACGATTAGTAGTAGCTAATTACACTAGTATGATAATACATAGAGTCTCTAATACATAATAATACACATTCAAACATAAAAAAATACATAATATTAGCACCTGTACAAATTGGGGGCATCGGCAGATGATGAATGGCCTCGAAATAACCAAACAAACACACAAACAAGCCTAATTCGTTGGTGGTGTACGGTGGTGGGGTACGGTGGTGGAGTACGGTGGTAGTGTACGGTGGTGGGGTAAAAAACGGTGGGTTTGATAGAGAATATGGTTGAGGCGAAAGAACCGTCGGGTTTGATAATGGTAAGGTGAGGCGAAGAGATAAAGAGAAAGTGTGATTTAAAAAATTTCGCCTAAATCGCCTAAGAAAATTAGGTGAGGCGAAATAATAAATTGTACGTAGCGGGATTTGATTGGTGTATATTTTCGCCTATTACGTCTAAATAGGATTTCGCCTAATACGTCTAAAAAGTGGTAGGTTAGGCGAAAAGTTTGAGAAAAAAAAGTAGCGGAAATATTGGGATAACGTGGCAGCTTCTCATTGAGTCTTAAACTTTTCGCCTAATACGCCTATGTTTAGGCGAAAAGAATGCTTAGTTTTGTAAACTTTCGTCTGAAAGTGATTATTTTTTAGAGAAGTCTATTTTTACTTATTTCAATCATTTTCTCAATTAACAAAGTATTACATAAAGAGTCTTGTCATGTAATCAACTGACAGTTCAATCATTAGATATGAATACTAGACTTCAAGGCTTATGTTGAAATATTAACCCAGACATGCTAAAAATGATAATGGTATAACCATAATTAAAACGGAGTAGTCTAATAAGGAGCAACTTTGACTATTATTGATTTGCAAGATAAAAATTGTATCTTTTTTCCATGTACTGAATTTGTAAATTTGCATTGTGCTAAATGCAAAATTAACAACTCTTTGTGCAATTTTCGAGTTCTATTAACTCGTTAACATTTTTATAATTGTAGGTAAAAGCTAGAAGGTTTTCTTTGTTCGAGCTATCCGGAAGGGCGAATAATCCGACCTCATTTCTGATGTATGCAGGCTAGCATGATTATTTCCTGGTTATTTCCAACCCTTCCCttgccaccactaaatattcgttcCAGACAGaattcgaacctgagaccttttGCAAGGAACTCAGGGCCCAACCGCTGGGCTATTATTAAAATTGTACAATTTTAATACTCTCTCCGTCTCATCTTAAGTGTCTACGGTTGACTTTTCAAAGTTATTCTTTGTCTTCTGACCGTAACTATTTTTATTTgtgatatataatatttgataaaaattatataaatgaattgagttttaaatttgttttcattccatataattttcatcaaatattatataacataaataaaaatatttaaagacTTTGAAAAATCAACAGTGAATACTAATGGAACGGAGAGAATAATATTTATAGAGTGAAATAATTATTACTGCTCAATAACAACTCCGCTACAAATTTTATTATATACATACAATAACATACTCCGTCCCGTagataattattactccgtattgtcACACAATTTTTCCTTAATTTATcctccataaataaataaattaatacttATATCATTAATTTTTATTATGAGATGAATTTCTCAAACCGGGTTAAAACCGGTTCACCCAAATCAGAAATTTACATTTACATATCAACTAattgacaaaagttatgaatagtaccatgagcattttcgacttttcacctttttttaacTAAATTTTATTTTACCAACAAAGACCCCCACATTTTTTtgcaaaattcaaatcgaccctccaaacagggggtaaagtatcaaataaccattttcataaaaaattttaaataaactccactcaaatattcaacgagtcatatcttctcgctcgcaacgagttaaatttttccgacaccatcgttaaactcgaaataattttaggaacacaatgtcactagctatacgcaaaacggacgtttttttaaaaaacgctaaatatttgaggtacttttcatacacgttgattttgcgttaaatttttaaaagtcgacaattccatagcgaaacgcggagatgcacatatattgttaatttaaaataacatttaaatctttcacgggttatatcttttagttcgactcgagttgcgcttcaacgacatcatcgtcagccacaaaataattttactaaatgcaataaaatacattaaaaatcgaactcccggcgcaaagcgagggttcaataactagttaTGGCCAAAAACCCCAGAACAAACCCTTACATAAAGGGAGATGATATATCCATATCTAATTTTACTTTATCCACCATCATTTATGTCTTTTTTCCCAAAATGTCCCTGaataatatttaataaaaaatttgtataagttattatttaAGGGTATTTTAGAACATTCAGCTATAAGGAGTAAAAGTGATGGTGGATATACATCTCCCTTACATAAACCCTGAACCTTCCTCCACAATTATCTTTTttcgtttattaaaatatataaaatagaattatcaaaaatataaaatgaaGCATTGAAGCCtccatccatctttctttttcaccaaGCTTCAATTTTCCAATAAAACCCtagggtttataaacttaaaacaaaAAATAACGAATTCACAcacaaatatacatatacatacagaaTATATATTAATGGCGAAAGCTTCTAGTCTCTTTAACTTCCCGACCTTCACTTCACCTTCACCGTCACCGTCTCCGGCCGTCGGAGCTCCGGTCGATTCTCAATCACCTCCGCCGCAAAATGACGCACCGCCGCCGCCGCCTCCTCGTGTTCGTAACGATAACCCTAGAACAACGTCGGCAGGGTTTGATCCTGAGCCATTGGAAAGAGGTGCTGAAGCTATTGAAAAAATTGCTAAATCTAAAGAACCTAAAAAGGTTATGACTTTCTTCGTGTACCTAATTTTCTTTTAaactttgtttattattattattatattatcatgtgttGACAAATTAAGTTTCTTTTTTtgtttgtagatttttgagttgaTGATGAAGCAAGAAGAGACTAAGCAAGCAGATTTAGCAGCAAAAAAAGCCGGGTTTATGGCAATGCAAGCTCAGGCTGAAACTGTAAGTATTTGCACTCCaaaatgatatattatatatatacttttttgtATATACAGTCTAGTTGAATCTTAAATCAGGGTTTAGTTATGCCCTATTCTTGTTAATATTGAAGCAGTGTAAATGTCATTTAAATCTGTTGGAATTTAATTTTATCATGTGCCAATAATTGTTATCTGAAGCTGAAAAATTGTTGTCTATTGAATGTACAGAATCTTTTGAGTTGTAGTACTTATTAGTAATTACTGTAGTGGTGATCTTAATTGGTCATGTAGTGTACATTCATCGTTTAGAGTTGTATCTGAAATTTACATGAATTTCTATGTAAAATTTGAAAACCTTCCTTTTTATGAACTGTAATTGCTCTTTACGTTTGTTAGGAGAGGAAAAGAGTGGTATACGATGAGCAGAAAAAGTTAGCTCAGCAACAAGCACAGATAAAATCACAAATGGCTCGTTATGAGGATGAACTGGCAAGGAAGAGAATGCAGGCATGTTACGCATGTGTTTCAGTACTTCATTTTTATGCAGTTATTTGTATTGCCATGGGGTTGAACTTtgtgtattttgcagactgaaaatgAACATCACAGAACAAGAAATCAAGAACTTGTAAAAATGCAAGAAGAATCATCGATTAGGCAAGAACAACACAGACGAGCAACAGAAGAGCAAATTCAAGCTCAACGCCGACAGACAGAAAGGGAGAAAGCTGAGATAGAGAGAGAAACAATTAAGGTTAAGGCTATGGCTGAAGCAGAAGGGCGAGCCCATGAAGCGAAATTGGCTGAAGACGTTAATAAGAGGATGTTAATAGAACGTGCCAATGCTGAGAGAGAAAAATGGGTTTCTGCAATTAACACCACTTTTGAACACGTTGGAGgtaaatatgttttcataaaaatttgCATGCAGTGATGCCTTgagctttttattttttattataaaaatttgtGCACGCTTATTGTTATCAAGTCTTAGTGTAGCTCGAATATATACTTTCATTGACCCATTTACATATGAAATGGTCAATTCTGGCTGTGTCTGGGTCAAGCCAAAGTTGGCAAAAATGGGCAAAAGTGGTCATCAATCAATCCTACCAAATTTTGCCTTTTTGAACCTCACTAAAAAACTGACCCATATTAACTGAATCTTGGTTTCGACATGGTTTACCACACGCATGCACGTGCACgcgcacgcacacacacacacatattaccCATGGTTCTTGATTAATGACCCTGGTAAATTATGTGCTTTTTAGGTGGTCTGCTTGCAATTTTAACTGATCAAAACAAGATGGTTGTAGCTGTTGGAGGCGTCACAGCTCTTGCTGCAGGTATCTACACAACAAGGTATAACTTTCATCGATTCATTTGCTATTACATTTTACCATTCTTCTTGATATATACAAAAGTTTGAACATGTTTATCAGATTTTTCAGTCTTCATACCAATATTTGTTTGTTTATGTCTTTTGTGACACAGAGAAGGTGCTAGGGTGGTTTGGAGCTATGTGGACAGAATATTGGGACAACCGTCACTCATACGGGAATCTTCTAGAGGAAAATATCCATGGTCGAGATTTTTTTCTCGTGGGTTGAGTACACTATCGAACATCGGTCAAAAGGGAGCAAATTCTCAAAACGGGAATGCGTTTGGTGATGTGATTCTTAATCCATCTTTGCAGAACAGAATCACGCAGTTGGCTGGTGCAACTGCCCATACAAAGGCTCATAAGGCACCGTTTAGGAATATGCTCTTTTATGGTCCTCCAGGAACAGGGAAAACAATGGCAGCGAGAGAATTAGCACAAAAATCTGTACGTGTTGTTGCTTTCTTGTCTTTTTAATTAGGTTATTTCTATGTATGGGTCGATTTGGGTTGAGATGTATCTTAAACAGATCAAATCAGAAATCAAATCACCTAATTATAGCCTAATTagggaatagtaataataatgcacAAGTAATCTAGTTCTTTTTTAGGCACTCTTAAATGCCCTTCTTTACAGTTTGGCTGTATagttatatcattttattaaagaAGTAGATTTTAGGCACGTAAATTAATAAAGCACGTAAGTATTTTACTAAAGAAATAGATTTAGGCATGTAGTTATTATTTTCCTAAAGAACTAGATTATAGTGGTGTATGAATAATGTTTAAGTAATCTAGTCCTTTGAGCTTCCTCATAAATCATATACTTACTAAAGAACCAGATTATATTAATAGAAAAAATACTGCTTAAGTGGCGAAAAATCTTGTGTTAACCAACCTGGGCCGCTTTCAATCAGTACTAAATTTGGCCAGTTTCAACCTAAGTCCGTTGACCCAACCCAACCGTGTTGCCACTTCTAGTCATATCTTTGTGTTGACTTATCTTTTACTTTGTCTCCATCTTACACGGTTTGAATTGCCCAGGGACTTGATTATGCATTGATGACTGGTGGAGATGTTGCACCATTAGGTTCCCAGGCTGTTACAAAAATACATCAGCTATTCGATTGGGCCAAGAAATCAAATAGAGGCTTATTACTTTTTATCGATGAGGCAGATGCATTTTTGTGCGAGTAAGTCATAAACTCTCGTTAGATTATGATATATCTTTACAGTTTCGTTTGTGCAactatcattatttatttatttttattttttctcagGCGAAACAAAACTTATATGAGTGAAGCTCAAAGGAGTGCCCTAAATGCTCTCCTTTTTCGCACTGGTGACCAATCGAAAGACATAGTTTTAGCGCTTGCCACAAACCGTCCCGGTGATCTTGACTCAGCAGTTGCAGACCGAATAGATGAAGTTCTTGAATTCCCTTTACCTGGAGaagaagaaagattcaaacttttgaaaCTATACTTAGACAAATACATTGCCAAGGCTGGGGCAAAAAAACCCGGATTGTTTTCGAAGTTTTTTAAGAAACAACAGCAGCAGATAGAAATCAAGGGTTTAACAGATGATCTAATTAGAGAAGCGGCTGCTAAAACTGATGGATTTTCAGGAAGAGAAGTTGCTAAATTAATGGCAAGTGTGCAAGCTGCTGTTTATGGAAGTGAAAATTGTGTGTTGGATCCACTTTTGTTTCGTGAAGTAGTTGATTATAAAGTTGCAGAACATCAACAGAGGAGAAAATTGGCGGGTACTGAAGGAAACGTTAATTAGTTAGTTATCTATTGTTTGGGCGGCGTTTTGGGGTGAAAAGGTGAGTTATCTGCTTTTGTGTCATTTGGTGGTCGACCCATTAATTCAAATTGTTGATGCAAATGTTACCCGCTCACATTTACTTACGTGAAGACTTCTAGTACATCTGATAGAGTTTTATAATATACAGACAGGAAGTTTTATTGATTGGCTAGCAATCTTTGTATTATTACTTGAAAAATTGATTTTATGTTGAAGAAGGTGAGCTTTTGCAGGCCTTAGTTTTGATTTGAAGGCGGGATTTATTGCAATAAAGATGAGTAGGTTTCTTTTCATCCTTGGTAGTCATAAATTTTTTGGTTCTTGTTTGGCCGCGCAGTTTTGTGATGATCAAAATAACTGATACAACTACTTTGATCTGTAATTGTTGCGCTACATAACTAGCACTAATTGGTAAATGGTGATATGGTTGTCAAATGTGTGTTGtaatctatctttttagttttggGTGAAAAATGAACCTTAATACCCAAAACATAAATCAATCAAATTTTGATACTTCTGGCCTATTTCAATCATCTTTTTAACCAAAGAAAAGGCCAATTAGTCACCAGTAACACAATGTCATTGTTAATGTCAAATTATACAACTGTTGAATCCTTATTT
This genomic window from Rutidosis leptorrhynchoides isolate AG116_Rl617_1_P2 chromosome 2, CSIRO_AGI_Rlap_v1, whole genome shotgun sequence contains:
- the LOC139892916 gene encoding uncharacterized protein; the protein is MAKASSLFNFPTFTSPSPSPSPAVGAPVDSQSPPPQNDAPPPPPPRVRNDNPRTTSAGFDPEPLERGAEAIEKIAKSKEPKKIFELMMKQEETKQADLAAKKAGFMAMQAQAETERKRVVYDEQKKLAQQQAQIKSQMARYEDELARKRMQTENEHHRTRNQELVKMQEESSIRQEQHRRATEEQIQAQRRQTEREKAEIERETIKVKAMAEAEGRAHEAKLAEDVNKRMLIERANAEREKWVSAINTTFEHVGGGLLAILTDQNKMVVAVGGVTALAAGIYTTREGARVVWSYVDRILGQPSLIRESSRGKYPWSRFFSRGLSTLSNIGQKGANSQNGNAFGDVILNPSLQNRITQLAGATAHTKAHKAPFRNMLFYGPPGTGKTMAARELAQKSGLDYALMTGGDVAPLGSQAVTKIHQLFDWAKKSNRGLLLFIDEADAFLCERNKTYMSEAQRSALNALLFRTGDQSKDIVLALATNRPGDLDSAVADRIDEVLEFPLPGEEERFKLLKLYLDKYIAKAGAKKPGLFSKFFKKQQQQIEIKGLTDDLIREAAAKTDGFSGREVAKLMASVQAAVYGSENCVLDPLLFREVVDYKVAEHQQRRKLAGTEGNVN